One Phalacrocorax carbo chromosome 26, bPhaCar2.1, whole genome shotgun sequence genomic window, GCAAGAGGAAAATTAGCAATCGAAGGTTTTCTGTGGGATTCTGCTTAATTGCTTCAAGGCATAGCTACAGGGCTGGGGGCAACCACAATTAACCATCAGGCACAAACCGTCgtgcttcatttttctcctttctttgcaTTGTGTGCTTTTGCTCCTGCCTTCTTTTCGCACCGTTTCAGGGTTAAATCTAAATACCGACCGGGTGAAGGGGTGATTTTTCCTGTAGGTTTTGCTTTCAGGGGATCAGCCAGATGAAGGAACTGTTTGGGCGGAAAAATAGGGCCATTGGGAAaggaattttattatttttccttcagcctGGTTGATGCCTGACTGTGCAGGGGTGGAGAAGGCAGGATGGTGATGGCCAAAGCAACAAACGGGTCAGTTCAAAAGGATGGTTCAAATGCTAAAGAGGTTCaaagcccccccgcccccggtgCAGACCAGACTCACAGAGGGATGTAAAGACTAAGTGTTGCTCTTCCCAACAGGGAGAAAGGGGATGTGGTTGCTCTTAGCTGGGGCATCCAACTGCTTTTGTGCTGGAAATGGGATCCCTGGGGTGCTGGCATCTCTCAGTACCTAGAGAAATACCATGCTAATAAGCCAGGACTTGAGAATTGATCCTGATTTGCAATGCAGTTTAATGCCTGaagctggggggagggaggattTGACTGGGGGTGGAGTGGGGAGGAGGGCTGCAAATTTTCCAGGATCAGAGGGAGCTGGATGACGTCCCACTTCCCACCTCCCTTTCCTGCATCCCCACACCCCACACATCCCCCCCCTTGGGCTCTGTTTGCTGCAGAGGTGGAACAGATGCTGGCCCCACAAGTGCCAGCAGCATTGATTTGCTGCCGAGAGGAGGACCAGACCCTCTCCCCGCCCTGGGACCCTTCTCCCACTCCACATGGGTGCCCATCAGCCCCTACTTCTGGCTTCGTTCCTCCTCCTTCACCCTCCCTGCGATATGCAACCTGCTTCCCAAGCCACCTTCAGCCTCACCTTTTTCCGTGGATGCTCTTCCCAACCTTTTCCATGCCaagccccctccccaaatcctcTTTGCCCCCATGCCTAGCCCCCTTCCACGATGTGGGTCTCGCCCTCAAACCCAGCAGGGCTCCCTTtccccatccttcctccctgccagtCTGTGGGTACCAGGAACTGGTACGGACTGCAAGTACCAACCGTTTTGGGTACGGGGACCACCGTGGGGGGTGCAACCAGAAGGACTTTGGCCATCACCCACTCTCTGCCTTCCCACCCAGGCTCAGCTCTGgctctgcccaccctggggGCGGCAGGAAGAGAAACGCCTTTCCCTTGCTCggaggaaaatgaaagtgaCCCACGTCTCGCAGCTCACATCAGGGGCCCCATGGCTGCGCCGAGCCTCACCGCAGAGCTCCCCAGCGAAGCCTCCTGCCCCATCTGCCTGGAGTATTTCCGAGACCCCGTCTCCATCCACTGCGGTCACAACTTCTGCCGGGCGTGCATCACCCGCTGCTGGGAGTGGACCACGGTGAATTTCTCCTGCCCGCAGTGTCGGGAGACGGCACCGGAGAGAAACTTAAGGCCCAGCCGAGAGCTGGCGCGGGTGCTCGAAATAGCCAAGCGGTTGAGTTTGCAGGCGGCCAGAGGGGAGACGGTTGACGAGGAAGGATGCAAGATGCACCGGGAGCCTCTGAAGGTCTTCTGCAAAGACGATGAAGCCTTCATCTGCATGATCTGTCGGGAGTCCCGGGTGCACCGGTCTCATACGATACTTCCTGTGCAGGATGCTGTCCAGGAATATAAGGTAAaggggacttttttttccatctagACGTGCACTAGGAGCCAGACCAGCACCATCGGGGCTTGACGTTCCCCTCACAGCACATTACCATCAGGCTGTGAAACATCTCACCCCCAcccagggcagcaggctgggggcAGAAATATTGTCCCCTTAGGTGTTTGCCTCTGCTGTTTCCCCCCAAACTGACCTGTTTCAAAATGACAGCGGAGACCACGCACCAGTGCTTCTGCTGTCTCAGTTCTCATCTGAGAACCTGATGCTCTGTGGCTGAAGGGGCAAGGTCTTAATCCCCTCTTCCCCGCTGCAAAATTCAAGCCTTTGTCCAGCTCTAGTTCTCACCGGACACCTGCAGATCCCGAGGTGTTCTCTAAACCAGCAGGAACATGGTCCAATAAAAATAGGGATGTTTTCCTGCTGTATCAGTGAATTAAATCAGCTCAGAGAAAGGATCTGATGCAGTCAAGAGCTGGTGCAGGAAGCTTTTTCCGCTATGCagcatttatttctatttaaagcaTTCTGGGGTCTTAAGCTCAGGAACCTTCTGGACCAAGAGGGACACAAGGAGCAGCTCTGGAGCTGACCACAGTGCAATCCCCTCCCCAgagtattttattattaaggTTGTTTCAATCTCCAGAGACACGgggtctttgttttttttcttctctcaggcACAAATCCAGGCTCACCTGCAAGCCCTGAAGGAAGACAGGGACAAACTCCTGGGGTTTCGAGAGGCTGAAATGAGGAGAAGCTGGGAGTACCTGgtaaatgttttgggtttttttctgaggagaAATGGGGGTCTGGATGTCTCCCTTTGCCTTTAGATGCAACGCCATGTGGGTGACCACCCTGAGCTGCCTTGGGGCTGGGGTTCCTCTCCAGGTACCAAACCAAACGCTGCCTGGCTTTTCTTTGCATGGTAGGAAAAGAATAACAGGCAGAGCCTGGCGCGCTGCTAGGGACTCAACTGCTGAATGCAAAGCAATATATATATCTCAAAAAAGGATGTAGGATGCTCGAGGCACCGACTCTTTCTAGGGGTGCAGTCACTGACATGCGCGGGGACCTTGCTGCATCCTTCTCCACCCTACTCTTCCCTTCTTGTGCCCCCTCCTTGCAGGAGAAGACCGAAGCTGAGCGGCAGGGTGTTTTTTCCAAATTTGAAGGGTTGCGTCTCTTCCTGGAAGACCATGCCCGTCATCTGCTCGCTCAGTTGGGGGAGCTGGAGAAGGACATTGAGaaaatgcaggaagaaaacatcACTAGTCTGACGAAGGAGATCTCTCGTCTGGACACCTTGATCCAGGAGATGGAGGAGAAGTGCCAGCAACCAGCAAGAAAATTCCTGCAGGTAAGGAGAAGGGGATGGAGCCAGGTTATCACCACCCAGCTCTGGGCTATTTTCTGGCTCTGGGTATTGCCCCATGATGCTGCCGAACCCAGGCTGTGCTCAGCTGCAAAGCAACACTCATGCTGTTGAggtttcagtagaggttttgcTGCCAACACCTTTTCACTGAGTatcctcttctcttcttccctctctcccttccagGACATCAGAGGCACCTTGAGCAGGTACGGGGCTTCCTGAGCTTCTCCTTCCATctcaggctggggagggaggctggaCCTTGTGTTTGACGGGACAGGTACAGGAAAGCCCTCATAAAACCTCACCCAGAGGTCAAATATTTGGCTTTTTGGACAGAGGCTCTGAGCAAAGGTGTCTTTTACCCATCATTGGATGTGCAGCAGGTTTATTGAAGCGCGTACCAGCTCCTCTGAGCTGTGGCTGCGCACAAAACATTCCTCTGAGAAGATGCAACCTCCCCTCTTTGTCCTGTCCTCCTTCTCTAGGTTTGAAAACGAAAATTTCCAGCAGCCCCCATTGCTTCTTccagagctggaaaagaaaatcagtcacttcagggagaaaaatattgCTATAGAGGAGACTTTGAGGAGCTTCCAAGGTATTGAGCATGGGCTGGGAAGACGGAGCAATACCTGTGCGAGCATGAATTATATTAGagtataaattatattttattgcGATTATATGTGTGGCAGAACAACCTCTCTGTTTTAATGTTCACTCTGGTACCTGCATGTTAGATCAGATAATGTCTCTTCTCCCCTCTTTAGACATCCTGATGTTTGAGCTGCCTGAAAAGAGTAAGTCCACATCTTCTGGAGGTGAGGGAGTGGGAAGGACCAAGGAAGGCTGAGGCCAACATGGGGTGGGCCATGAGTTGGAGGGTCATCTGGGGAAGGTGTTGCCATGTCTGAGCAAACCAATGAAGGGGGATATGTGTGTGTGGTCAAAAATACCATAAGGAGCCAGGGAATCCTCCCCATAATGTGTTGATGggttcatttatttcagtggagcTGCTAAGGATTtttgacacacaaaaaaaaagggtaggggtctcctcctctgccttggGGCTTGTCCTCTTGCTCCCTGGGGAatcttctgctgctttcaagGGTCCTATGGGACAGGGAATGTGACCAGTGTCTGCCCCTGCAGCAAGAGCAGAGCATCCCAAGCAACGGGATGGATAGTGTTGCAGGACCTCCCCGCTCAGCCCCAGCAGTGAGGCAGAACGCAAGGCCATGGGAAATGGTTTGGTTTCCTTTGCTCTAATCCCTGCCCCTTGCAGTGAAGGTGACCCTGGATCCATCCAC contains:
- the LOC104042870 gene encoding zinc finger protein RFP, whose translation is MAAPSLTAELPSEASCPICLEYFRDPVSIHCGHNFCRACITRCWEWTTVNFSCPQCRETAPERNLRPSRELARVLEIAKRLSLQAARGETVDEEGCKMHREPLKVFCKDDEAFICMICRESRVHRSHTILPVQDAVQEYKAQIQAHLQALKEDRDKLLGFREAEMRRSWEYLEKTEAERQGVFSKFEGLRLFLEDHARHLLAQLGELEKDIEKMQEENITSLTKEISRLDTLIQEMEEKCQQPARKFLQDIRGTLSRFENENFQQPPLLLPELEKKISHFREKNIAIEETLRSFQDILMFELPEKMKVTLDPSTAHPQLIVSEDGKSVRWEDARQDPSAEGFGTDPCVLGCEGITSGRCCWEVEVAPKGSWAVGVARESLRRRAETAVSPEMELWSMGLCDGQFWALTSLERIPLYQIQVPRRVRVSLDYEKGQVAFFDADKRALIFTFPAASFKGESIHPWFLVWSEGSQITVCP